In Cryptococcus decagattii chromosome 1, complete sequence, the sequence TTTCTCTAATTGTTATGAGTTCCATCCCTCTGACATATATCTAGGGACTAACCGTATTCGCCCAGAGAAGGGTCATCGCCCATGGAGACGATCAGAACCAGATCGGCCTGGCGAATACAAGTCAGAGTCCATTGGCTGGCCGGAGGAGAGTCGGCAACATAGAGAACTGTTCTATAATGTTGCTATGCAATCGATGGGCATCAATATCTTCATCAAATCAGAGTTTCACTCACTTCTTGATCGGCAAGCCACCCTGCCACCTTAAGTTTACTGACGCGATCATAAGTGAGAATCCGATATCCAAACAGAAAGAAACTAGAATAGTGCTCACCCAATACGGGCAAATGCATGCCTACCAAGATGCCGCATCACGGTAGCCTGGTCTAAGTACGACGTAGACGCCCCAATCTCCTCCAACGCATTTTTGAGTTTACCAGCGAACTGCGCAACTGGAACATTCCTCGTAGAGCCAAGTACGCACACCGTTTCTTGTAAACGTCAGTATCCCGCTAAGTAAGTCTTTCGGTAAGCTAATAAAACTCACTGAGGTTCATGTCTGTAGTCGGTAAGCCAGGAACTCGCCCATTCGTCTCATCTCCCAAAGCCCTTCTTACCCTACCGGCGATCAATCTCATGAACTGAATCGTCGTTTCGGGGTGTTTGATGCTGATTGCATCAAATAATGCGGCCGGAATACGCACAAGCTCAGAATCTCGAATGGCATGAACAGTGTCCGACCGATCGACAGCCGTTATCACATCGAGTTCACCGATAGAGTCATTTTGTCCATATTCACGGAGCACGTGCATATTATCGTCCTTTTCAGTAAACGCTCGAAGACGACCATCTATGACACACGTAAGTAGAGGCATATAGAGAGAATAGAGCACGATAGCGACTGACTAATGACGATGTAGAAGTCCGTTGATTTATCGCCTTTCTCATACTGCAGGACGAAAAACAGTTGGTAAGTCCAGTATCATGCGTAATATAGACTCACTAAGACTTGTCCCGCGTTTAATTGTTGCCAATCCAGAGCCGCGTCAATATGGAGGACTACGAATGTGACTCAGAACATCTTCACATCAACGCATGTTCCTGCACCCACCAAGAGGCGACAATAGGGATAGCAATCTCTTCGCCAATGTCAACAGAACGATTGGTCGTCGCTCAATGATTCTCTCCAGAGTGtggtggggaagaaaaCCGACAAAGCAATCTGTTTTGGCCCTGTTATTCCCCTACTAATCAGCTCACGACGATATATTACTGAAGCGCAAGCTGTGTAACGTACGTGATATCGACATATGAATCTGTACAgcaaagggaagaaagataTCCAGCGATACCACCAGGCTGAGGATAATGTTGTCAGTAATAGTGTACATCACACCTGCAAGGCTCTGGCAACGAACCTTGACGGTAAATAGGGTTTCCTCCTTTTTAGACCCGTCATCTAATCCCTTTCCCTTGGAAGTATCCAGGCCCAGAGCCGTTTTGAAAGGCCTCTCACTCGAACTTCCAAAACTTGACTGGCCGTTTTGGCTCCCTTTGGTCGAATTAGGATTCTCCTGGTTGAAGTTGGTGCTGCGAACAGGAAGAGACGTCTGCACATTTTGTCAATGATAACACTCGCTGGGCATGGAAAGCTGTCGCCAGCTTACCTCCAGAAAACCATCTATCACATAGTATATGCCTGGCgacctctctccttcctttaCCAGTACGCTATCTTTCTTGAAGAACAAAATCTCTACATGTCGTTCCAGATCTTTCATTATCTTCCTATCCCCGCCGCTAGCTCCTCCTTGAGAGTCATGGAGGCTCATAGAGACACTACTAGCTTCGTCATCCGGACGGGAGTTGAAAGCGGCTTCTCGCAACATACCCTCGATGACACCCTCGTTTTGTGCAGACGCGTTTATCAGGTCAAGAACGTTGCCAAAATGCGGAGGGCGAGAACGCGTACTCCCTTGTAACGGAGTGCCGGAATTAGGAGGAAACATAGGAGAGTTTGGAGTTGACAACGCGCTCACTGATGGAGCCAGGGAAGAGCGAGCGATCGTGTCAGAGTTATTCTCGGACTCTTGATACAGTCCGATCGATTTGGCTATACTGTTGAGGACCGCTTCTTTCAAATCGAACGTTTCATTCAGAAGGGACTCGCCTCCTCCCTGGGGATCAACAGGTTGGCCGTTGATGTGGGGTAAATCATTCATACTCCAGGTGCTGGAATATCGCTGTTGCCAAGTATCCATTTTTGAAAGGCCGGGGGTAATCGCGGTCGGACGAAAGTATGCCTGGCCAGATTGATCAGGCATATTATGCACAGACATTGCGAGATCACCAGCAGCCACCTGTTGGCGCATGGCTGATGTACGACGGATGAATGGAGTGGCGTGGCGCAAGCTCGCATCAGGACTGATTGCTGAAGCTGTTGAGAGATTAAATGATGGGACCGAGGCATCGCCATTATGGCATTCATTTTTAGCAAGAGTCGTCGCTGTCTGTCCTACGGGGGTTTTATGAGTGATAGGAGAGAGGGGTTTGGGGGTCATCGCAGGTAAGGAAGGAGCTTTGACAGTTGGACTTTCAGGCACGTAGTCGAAGTAATCTTTACCAGACACTCTGGCGTTAGGCGAGGATTTCATTGAGTCATAGTTTATGCTCCCTTTTGCCCGCGCTTCTGGCTGGAAGCGCTCGCGCAAAGCTTGCATACCTCCCCCAGTGTAAAATGAGCGTGGTAAGGGATGAGTCACTAGCCGGTTAAGAGATGATTCCGTTTGTAGAATTTCGCGAGTCAGACCGAGATATTTGTGTGCTAGTCAGAAGTCAGCATGAACTGGGATATTCAAAGGTCATCCGTACCTGTCATGAATGTAACACGGCTAAACCTTTCTAAGACAACCTGCACGACTGTCCCGCTGGCTTTGGGAAATTTTCTGGTTAGCTTTCGAAAAGCCGCAGCAGGAATCACTGCGAGAGTTGTATCCTCTGTCGCCCGTGCAATGGTCCCTTTCAGCGCTTTTGATCCGATCTCTCCCCCCCCCTTTCTCGGCATAGAAGATCGTAGGTGTTCAGATTGAGAGGATAACAAGTTCGTAGCAGAGTTCAGACGAGGTGAAGAACGAAGAGACTGAGAGCGtcgtggagaagaaggctcCGTACTTGAAAGAGGCAGGGAGGCGCTTGAATGAATGCCTTCTTTTCTGCGAACTGTTTCACCAGCAGCGTCTATAGAAGACGATCGTTCTCTGCAACTTCGGGAAGTACCTTTGTCTCTATGGCCATCGATTGATTCAGGGAGAGAGGTCGAATCTATTGCACAGATTCCGATAGAGTCCGGCCCCAGTTGGCTTACATCTGAATTTGCCCTTTTAGCCCTCAACTTCGCCGATGACTGTTCAACAACACCTTGACAAATTggctcttcttcgccttcatcatctgtaGAATCCCTCCATGAAAGCTTTATATCTTCAGTAAATAGGGAAAGGATcgagaaaagagatgagagagtGCCGCCTGTGGATACTTCATTAAGGAGATGATAACCGTTGAAGGAAGGCCTTATAGGGGTGTTGGTATCGGAGGAGGGTGTCGGGGTTCCCTGTGGAGAAGCATCTGGCGCGAACTGCAGGGAGAAAGTAAGTTTGTCTGTACTCAGCTGCATATTATTCACACATACCACTTGCACCTTGCCTTCCACAACGCACCAGAATTCACCGCCACCAATTTCGAGCGTATCGCCCGCTGCAAGTCTCCTAGTTTGTAAATGTCTACTCAACTCATGGAATACTGGTTTCTCCAAATAGCCAAATACTCTGATAGCTGAGAGGAAATCATCAAGATAATTATGAAATGATGATGTTTGCGACCTAGAATCTGGCAAACCAAGCCCGTCCCCGTCTAAAGGCAATAGGCGGCTAGAGAGTGCAGGGGGAGACGGAGGTGGTAAAGCTGACTCCTTTAACTGGGCATAGCGTGTAAGGTAGCGGTACCTtatgaggaagaagagcgcGAGAAGCACGCCGGCAAACAAGGCGAGGAGATGTGGAAAGCCGAGTGAGATGGTCAGGCTGTACTGGAGCATACGGACCATAAAGCTATCTCGAATGTCAATGAACGTTCATAAGTGGCAGAAGACCTCACAGTTCTTACCTCGGGATGCCAATAGTAAGCAAGCTGACACCATACTTGACTCCTTGAAGGACATATAAAATAGCATAGATGACAGCGACAGCTAAAGCAATGAGAGGGTTGCCTTTGGCGTCCGGAGGGGTTGGTATCGAGGACATGAACTAGCGGCCAGGTGGCTCCTCTGAGCGGCTGGCAAGTTGTATGCTGATAAATtggagagaaggggagCAAAGATGATATTGCGACTAACTGAATCTATGGCGAAAGAGCCGAGAAGTAATACTATTATGTACGTACAGACTGAATGAAAGAACTAACGCGACAAATCGAAAAGCGATGACGAGGGGAGATAATGTGAAGTGATAGCCTTCGTCGAGTGAACACGGTCGCGACGGTTAAATCACTGCACTCATAAAAAAAGTTAGCTCCACAGACCTCCGCATTTGCCATACGGAACGAGCGGCCATTATGCCTTCAGAGAGCCCGACAGTATGGAAATTCGAACTAGAAAAGACGCTCCAGGCATGTACGAATGACTACAGAGGTATGTTGTGATTTCTGGATGATAATGTACTGTTTCTTCCAGCAGTCATGAAagttgctgctgctgttaATTGATTTTTGCTTTACTTGTGATCAGAGCTGAGTTATGGTTAGATCTCGCTCTTGAACAGGCACAAATTCTTCCTGAACCTCCGTCTGCATTAACGGCACTTCGCATGATccatcattctcatcctcatttGATCAAAGGTAAGCAGAGGCGAGCGCTGCAAGTGCCGATCTGACTGATGTCAGTATCAATCAAGGGTTCTCCCCCcttgaaaaagaaacagCAAGCTCGTATGACTGGTCTCGAGCAGAAACGTATAAAGAGATATCGGGATCAACGCGAGTGACGGTTGCTGTTACGGATGACGGGTGCGAAAGTCTATGTATACAACATATGTACCTGCCTTTAGCTGATTAGGGATTAGTCTGGCCGATTCTGTTCGCGAATGTCATGATGGGCGAAAAACCTTTGTCAAGGCTTTGGAGACCGAAATGACTGTGTCTCAGCTGGTTGAGAAGTTAGGTAAGCATCCTAACCCTGCTTGATGTTCTCGCGCCTGATGCAATATGGCATTCCACATCCCACAGGAAGATCTGGAGACCAGGATTCTTTCATCTACTATCTCCAATCGCAGGACGGTAACATCTATCGTGACCAGCCAAGCTCCTCTGGGCCCCCTGAACTCGAAGCTTTCCAGAAATACGTCAAAAGGGACGTGCCATGGATGAAGGAGGCCATTGGTATGTTTTGATAGCAAAAATGTATGTGTTGATGTTGAAACATACGTGTATAGGAAATCAAGCAGAGGCAGTGAATCTTTGGATAGGAGATAGTAGGAGCACGACTTCTTTACATCATGATCCGTGAGTCTGCCATTTCTACCACCTtatttttcctttcctcatGGTCAATGAAGATACGAAAACATATACCATGTTCTGGCTGGCTCTAAGACGTTCACCCTACTTTCCCCCCTCGAAACTATCTATCTCGACCGTAAGTGTTGCCTTCCTGGTTTTGGATCTAGCAAACAATTTTTTCAACCCACAGAGAGGTTCTATCCCCCATCGACCCTCAAGCGCTCTTCTTCAGGCCAGCTATACCCGGAGTACGATTATCCAGACCCCTCTTGTGGGCCTAGAATTCCATGGGTGGGAAACCTTTGCCTTCCACGATCCGCTCGTTCCATAAGCGTAACTCTGCATGCGGGTGATACCTTGTTCTTACCGGCCGGGTGGTGGCACCGTGTTGAgcagaaagaaggggaagaggggattGCCGTCGCCGTTAACTAGTATGTCAAGATCCTTCTGATTATGGTGTTGGTGTAATCATCTTTAGCATATACTAAGAACTCCTTGTAGCTGGTATCCCTCAGAGATTCTTCCGGAGCGATATGCATACGAAAGATTCTTTCGAAGGATTGGCATCATGTCAGGTATGGAAGGATTAATACCCCCGATGGGCGACGAAGAATCCATAAATTCCGGAGAGGACGATGATCTGATAGATACTCGGCTTCACAATGAGTGACCATGGGCCCTTGTGGTGGATTCGATCGGCGTCGACCATGTAGAGTAGGGATTGAAACGCACCGATGCAAAAGTCAAAGTCGTCGGCGCTAACATACTAAGCTGGGAATAATCATACGATGCATCTTACTGTCACAAGGCATTCATTTATACAACATCCCAAACAAGTTACACAATGCAACTAATCATGAACACCAGATCTATGATGTAAAGACCCCCATTCCTATTCTTCCAGGAGATATGCTCATCCCTTCTAAGCTATTTGATAGACCCGCATCCTGTTTCGAGTCCCAGAGACTCCTTCGGCGATCACCATAGCTCCCCGCTTTTAATTTTGGCAAAGGCACCCCTCTTGATGCAAGATGATCCTCGAAAGAGGATTCACCATCAGATTTATCTCCCGCCTGTGACTCGGACTCCGACTCAGAATCGCTGTCTGAGTCAGAATCCAAGCCTCCATCAATCGCTACTTCATCCCATGTTCTGTATAGTGCTTCAATAAATCTTTTCGACCTAGGAAGGTCATACGGATCAAATGGGAAATAGCTATCCAGACCGGCATCGACATTCAGCTGTCTGGCTTGCCTGGGAAGGGTCTGCGAACCGAAGGTCGGATCCTGACGACTGGAACCGGCACCAGATGACGAGCGGCTTGCAGGAACAGCAGATTTGGAGAGAGCATGTGAGGACGATGATCGTGGGTGGGAGGATTGTTGATTAGCTTCgatgatggagaagcaATACGCGAAATTAGTGTGGTGAGCAACTTTTGCAAAAGTTGAGACTACTGTCGGGTTGCAGCCCTTGATAATTCGTGGTTCATTAACAATTAACCTGGATCACTTATGAGGTTAACTTACAAGTAAAGGATTCAGATCACTAGTGATGGCATTTTGCAGCACATCCAGGTCTGCCATCCATTTGCCCTCCGCCTTTCCTTCGTCATCAACAGAGTCCCCATCTATTTCAATATCGCCCAAGATGCCGTCACCTTCCTTATCTGCCCCTACCAGAAATGCCCGCCACCGGAAACAGAAAATCAACATGGCCGCCTGGCAAACAGCGTAGAACAGAGGAAGCTCGTCTGTTGAATGGCGCTTGTTAACGCGGGATTGATGAAGTTTCCCATCCATATAGGCAAGGAGGTAAGTGAGAACTGTTCGGGCTTGATCATCACTGACGAAGCGTGCACGACAAACCACGGAACCAATATAGACTGTGGCAGCAATACGTTGGTTCAATGAAACGGGTTGAGAGTTAATAGATGGTACTGTCGAAGTTGTGGCGTAAAGAGCCTGCGATACAAGCAATCCCAAAAACAGGTCTGTGTGTGCTGGGGAAAAGGATGACgtgaggaaaagaaggaaaggtATGTGCTGGGTGGAGGCCGTCGGGAGAATTTGCCGCGAAAAAAGGTTAAGCAGGGTTTGAAAGTATGACAATGACTGAGCCGGAGATGGAGGTTGCCTCCGACtgagggaagaggaggcgATGGACGGAGTCTCCACAGTCGGTGTAGAAGCTCCAGATCCGACATCTGTTTCCATTCTCTGCGAAGCCATCTCGACGGCGGAAGGATGCCATTTTCTCCCCCCCAAATATTCTTCAAGGTGTTGGAAGAAATGAAACAGCATTCCGTCGAGTTTTTCGCGCATTGCCTTGGTGTTTGCAATTTTCTTGGCACGCTCTTCTGCTtccttcagttcatttACGGCTACGTCCTCCGCGTCTGACTCAGCTCCATCTACGGAGGACAGATCATCTGGATCTGGATCACCTTCAGAATCCTCGTCATCTACGCCGATTTCGGGAGAATGGGAAACAGACCGGGAACGAGGAATATCCTGCGATATAAGAAGGTCCAAAGGATCGAGCGTTGTCACTATCGATTGCGAGGTACCCATTTGAAGCTCGTATTCATCGTCCGAACTTTCATCGTCGCCCTGGTCCAAACTATTGGTTATTTCAACCTAAAAGGGAGTTAAACCAGGAGATCACTGATCAAGAAAAGAAACGTACATCAATTCTTAGCATTCTATCAACGATCTCCCCCCACATTCTGGCCCCTAATTCGGGACAATAGCCAACGAGCTCGCAGCAGTTTCGTATCCAAGTTGTTTGTGAGACTTCTGGCTCTCTTTTGTTAGGGAAATGGCGTATCATAAGGGGTTGCAAGACGTTAGGTAGGGTGGGGACCAGAGAAATTAGATGGGAAAGCAAAAGATGATGTCGGGCATGAAAAACTCGTCGGGATACGGTGCTTGGAGCTCCAAAACAAGGTTCTTAATCATTAATCAGCGACCTTTTAACAAGAAAGCTATGCTTCACTTACGCCATGTTAATCCCTTGACACCCATCCCAACAAcctccttcatccatccGGGCTGTGCAGTGACGAGAACAGCCGCCCATCCGATAAACACCCTGACAAACTTTTCGTCGCCGGTCGCCCAAGGTAAACTGATTATGGCTGAAACCAAAGATCCATGTATCTCaggtgaaagaagagaaacaTGGGCTGAAACGGCACGcagaaggggaaggaatGGCGGCAGAGTGACGATCGGCGTTGTTGGTGTTGGAAGAAAATGAGCCAGGAGATCATTATAGTGAGTCATATTGCCCTCTTTGGACTCATGCAAAGCTTTCGGAACAAATACAGCTATAAGGCTTCGCTGAAATGCTTCCCGATCTTTTGCACTCGAGCTCGAGCTCCTGCTATCTTTGGCATCGCCAGTACTCTTTGTCCGCCTTGAGCGAGTTTTGCCATCACCATCAGATTCTCGAggccttttctttcctgCCGTGGAGGACGCTCTGGAGGAACCTGATATGGAAGGATCGTTGGTAATCATAGCGCCGGTGAACTTCGATGACTTCTGTCTAGGTTTTGCAACTGAATTCGATGGTTGGGGAAGCCTTACGGCTTTTGTCATGAGCAGGGAGGCGGATGTAATGGATGAGAGGGGCATGCCTGTTAAGGCGTTTTAATGTCTCTCGGAAGTTGACAGTTCGGTGGTTGGGCCAGACCTAGATGCCGCTTCAATACGAGAGACAACCACAGAAGATGGTTGGGTTCGGTATTGACGAAACCGTTATATAGGTACAAGTAGTATAAGTACAGCGGGTACTAGTTCCTCAAAAGTTGCGAATTGGTTGCCGCCGCTTAATGGCTGCTGGTGGTGGAAAAAATCAATAAATTACCACGTCACTGATCgctaaaaaaaaaaagaagaggatgaattAATATTGTATTATCTATCTATTTTTTAAGGATAAATTAATGCATGACTCTAACTAATAATCCGTTTTGATTAATTGTTGACTGCTTGTTACCACCGACGCCGATCAACGAGCGACGACCAGAGAAGTGGTCCGTTCTAAGTTTGCTCACTCACTACTTCGTACTACACCAGATATTCACTCAGCTCCCTACCATTAATTCCTATTCGCGCAATTACTTTATTATTGTAGGTTTCACTCCTAGCTTGGCGATGTCGTGTTGTCGGTAGGCAGGTGAATGCTTATTCGCATCAATCCTTCACTATCCGCTTCCAAAAAGTCAGCATAACATACTCAGCCTTGTTTACCGACTATGTATCGATTTATCCCTGTTGTCCGTTCGACCTTACCTCAGTCCGCTAGACACTCCATAGCCATTCCATCTCGGCCAAAACCCGTCAAATTACTCGGCAAAACACTTTTCATGAGAAGCTTCGCAGTTGGTCCGCCAGAACCCCTGGCGCTGACCAAGGACGAGATTTCGGATATGTTACTGAGAGTGCTTAACCAGTTCAAGCAAATTGACAGTAGCAAGGTATGGATTCCTTGATACAGTTCGCTTCGTAATCTAACTTTATCTTACCAAAACCTATCTCAGCTTACTGGTAATGCATCTTTCACCAGTGATCTGGGGTTTGATTCTCTTGATCATTCCGAACTTATTATGTCCATTGAAGAGACCTTCGATATCGACATCGCCGACAATGACATTTTTGAGCTCGACAGCATGGATAGAAGTGGGTCACATTGCACGGTAACCGGGGACGGAAGCTAACGATAGTCATTAGCCGTTGACTTTGTTGCGAAAGTAAGCTTAAATGTTCGTTACAGACATTTTGCTGACTCTGCTGAACCTGCTAATCTTTTGTGCGGACCGACCCAAAGTCTTTAGAGAGTGGGTTTATGGCAAATCGATTTTGAGTCTAACATTAGATGTAGCGCGACGTTTTGTCGAAAAAGTCAAACAATCGTAACGTCCAAGGATAATGTGATATTTGCTTGGAACATCCACGCCTGGAGAGGAGATTATGGTAGTGATGCTAATAATCAGTGAGTAGAAGGAACTATTGAAGTTTGGAGGAGTCTGGTAAATATAGTATACTTAACGCTGAACTAATACTGGAAGGCCCAGAAAATAGTAGAAGCTCAAGGATGAAAATAATGGTAAAGTAATGGTACCAAACATTGAATAGACGTTTTCAGGTCTGATGTATACGAGCAAAAGATGATAGCGAAAAACAAACAAAAATTACTTATGATTCATGACAGACATAAGGTTTACTCTTTTCACTAACGCGGCGCTCGGTCCATCTGGAGCAGTGGAGTTGATGCGTCAAATGGCCCCAGGACAGGGTCATGGTTGTCTCCAAGAGCCCGATTGCTGCGGTAGGAAAATCCATACCTTTAATAGTCTCAAATGAAGGCTTTgatagaagaagagaacaCCAAAGACGATAGTGCTGTTGGTTTCCTTGCTATCAGCTCCGTGATCAGACATCAAAcccttcctcatcatgcTTGGCGGTTGTTCGAGGATCCTATAATACGGATCGGCAATTGCTCAAATTATTTAGAATAAAACGCAAACTCTTGATAGATACGTACACATTTGTATCATTGTCGGTCATAACAATAATATCTACTAATTTACATTTTGGCTTGTGTACAAAAATATTAGCACTATCGTTAAAAAGGCACGCACAACTTGTCTGTTGTCGTGTTACGCTATTAATACTTGAATTATTTGGCTACCGCTTTCAACCGCCTTTATCACCGCTGAACCATAATACCAATTTACCGTAATAGACGATAGACTAGGGGCTTCTGTTTTTTTCTCAACAATCGGACAGCGCCCATGAAGAATGGGACTTATCACCGACCTGCAGCCTCTCCAGATCCCTGCGCAGACACTCAGCCGTCAGATTGGGCATACATTGCCGAAGGGGGCGCCCATATTGTGTTCTCTTATCGAGGTCGATCTGAAACGTATGCTACAAGAGCATTGCGTATACGAAAACCTTCAGCAACCACAGAGCCGTTATTCCAGGCAAAAGAAAATGACGTGTGTGGCCGATGGCGACGGAACATTCTCCCTAAATTGCTTCCCCGGGAATTGTTAACTACGTTTAGCGAGGTGATCTTAGAGGAGAGGTGGTACAAGGAGTTGCTTGCTATGGTTGATGTTGTCAGGCCATCCCAAAGAAAACTGGCTACAGATCCAACAGCGAAGGGGAATCGGACAGGAGTGCTCTTGGAGGATTTGACATCTAGCGAAGATGCCAACGGAGCTATTGCAGTAGCCATCGAAATCAAAGTGCGTTACCCGGTTCCTGGCGACCTCCTCCTTTCTCGTGCTGATGTTGTCCCTGGGAAGCCGAAATGGGGTTTTCTGCCATGTGCTAGGCATTTACAGCCTCCAGAGTCAGTTTCCATCAAATCTCATGTTTCTCGGTTTCGTCTACACCAACATTTTCGAGGCCATGATGACCCTCCTTATGACCCCCTCGATTTATTCTCAGGGGACAAGATGAGGATGCGCACCGCAGTTGATGGTCTCTGGGCGATGTGGGAAATTTCACGAGGAAAAAGCAATAACTGGAAGGTGTTTATTGGCGGTAAAGAAATTAGCCCTGAAGATGTACGTCCCCGTTCTAGATGTGATCACCGACCTGATTCACGACCTAGTTACAAAAGGATTTACTGCCAATAGGAAAAGATGATTTTGTCGCCAATATCACCCAAATAACACTTGACGCTTTGCAGTCGTCAGTGGCTCTCCCATTACTCAAAAATCTTCAGCAAAATTTGGATCCAATTGACATTTCCTCCCTTGCTGCCATCTTCCAGGCGGAGCATCCGAACTCGCCTCTATTCGATCTCGATCTGATCTCTGACATCTCTGCTGCGGAACTAGACAGCTTTGTAGACATGTACATCTCCGATCCTCAAGCTGGTGAAAGAATGAACAGCTGGAGCTTGCGCGAGAGAATTATCGCGTATGCTCTCTCAGCCATTTTCAAAGATTGTTCATTATTTATCAGAGGCACCGTAAAAGAGAATGGGACTGGGCGGTTAATATCGGGAAG encodes:
- a CDS encoding inositol-pentakisphosphate 2-kinase, with the translated sequence MKNGTYHRPAASPDPCADTQPSDWAYIAEGGAHIVFSYRGRSETYATRALRIRKPSATTEPLFQAKENDVCGRWRRNILPKLLPRELLTTFSEVILEERWYKELLAMVDVVRPSQRKLATDPTAKGNRTGVLLEDLTSSEDANGAIAVAIEIKPKWGFLPCARHLQPPESVSIKSHVSRFRLHQHFRGHDDPPYDPLDLFSGDKMRMRTAVDGLWAMWEISRGKSNNWKVFIGGKEISPEDLQKDLLPIGKDDFVANITQITLDALQSSVALPLLKNLQQNLDPIDISSLAAIFQAEHPNSPLFDLDLISDISAAELDSFVDMYISDPQAGERMNSWSLRERIIAYALSAIFKDCSLFIRGTVKENGTGRLISGSESLKVIDLDLKPIRNMQKWAKTDENVWKYWLKTKGAR
- a CDS encoding lysophospholipase NTE1 produces the protein MSSIPTPPDAKGNPLIALAVAVIYAILYVLQGVKYGVSLLTIGIPSFMVRMLQYSLTISLGFPHLLALFAGVLLALFFLIRYRYLTRYAQLKESALPPPSPPALSSRLLPLDGDGLGLPDSRSQTSSFHNYLDDFLSAIRVFGYLEKPVFHELSRHLQTRRLAAGDTLEIGGGEFWCVVEGKVQVFAPDASPQGTPTPSSDTNTPIRPSFNGYHLLNEVSTGGTLSSLFSILSLFTEDIKLSWRDSTDDEGEEEPICQGVVEQSSAKLRAKRANSDVSQLGPDSIGICAIDSTSLPESIDGHRDKGTSRSCRERSSSIDAAGETVRRKEGIHSSASLPLSSTEPSSPRRSQSLRSSPRLNSATNLLSSQSEHLRSSMPRKGGGEIGSKALKGTIARATEDTTLAVIPAAAFRKLTRKFPKASGTVVQVVLERFSRVTFMTAHKYLGLTREILQTESSLNRLVTHPLPRSFYTGGGMQALRERFQPEARAKGSINYDSMKSSPNARVSGKDYFDYVPESPTVKAPSLPAMTPKPLSPITHKTPVGQTATTLAKNECHNGDASVPSFNLSTASAISPDASLRHATPFIRRTSAMRQQVAAGDLAMSVHNMPDQSGQAYFRPTAITPGLSKMDTWQQRYSSTWSMNDLPHINGQPVDPQGGGESLLNETFDLKEAVLNSIAKSIGLYQESENNSDTIARSSLAPSVSALSTPNSPMFPPNSGTPLQGSTRSRPPHFGNVLDLINASAQNEGVIEGMLREAAFNSRPDDEASSVSMSLHDSQGGASGGDRKIMKDLERHVEILFFKKDSVLVKEGERSPGIYYVIDGFLETSLPVRSTNFNQENPNSTKGSQNGQSSFGSSSERPFKTALGLDTSKGKGLDDGSKKEETLFTVKPGGIAGYLSSLCCTDSYVDITAKTDCFVGFLPHHTLERIIERRPIVLLTLAKRLLSLLSPLVLHIDAALDWQQLNAGQVLYEKGDKSTDFYIVINGRLRAFTEKDDNMHVLREYGQNDSIGELDVITAVDRSDTVHAIRDSELVRIPAALFDAISIKHPETTIQFMRLIAGRVRRALGDETNGRVPGLPTTDMNLKTVCVLGSTRNVPVAQFAGKLKNALEEIGASTSYLDQATVMRHLGRHAFARIGKLKVAGWLADQEQHYRTVLYVADSPPASQWTLTCIRQADLVLIVSMGDDPSLGEYEKLLLATKTTARKELILLHDERTVAPGSTRQWLSNRPWIQTHYHVELPGVVTPARPIPPVHDAAAIAAFKHLREQVETRIKKYRRLRPFTRPRRPAHMNDFARIARRLCGRQIGLVLGGGGARGISHIGMLQALEEFGIPIDAIGGCSIGSFVGGLYARETDLLETAGRTKQFSGRMGSMWRILSDVTYPFVSYTTGHEFNRGIYKAFYNTHIEDFWIPFFANSTNITHSRMEVHRTGYAWRYVRASMTLAGLLPPLSDNGNLLVDGGYMDNTPIQPLRENGIRDIIVVDVGSIDDTSPRDYGDSVSGWWIFFNRLNPFYERRVLSMTEVSSRLTYVSSVKTLEGVKATPGCHYIAMPVQQFDTLGGFKRFSEVLEIGLKAGRETLKKWKEEGTLPTGLVDEAKGSKAVQRGNRLRRMSI
- a CDS encoding acyl carrier protein, whose amino-acid sequence is MYRFIPVVRSTLPQSARHSIAIPSRPKPVKLLGKTLFMRSFAVGPPEPLALTKDEISDMLLRVLNQFKQIDSSKLTGNASFTSDLGFDSLDHSELIMSIEETFDIDIADNDIFELDSMDRTVDFVAKSLETRRFVEKVKQS